AAATGGGCTTCCTGGGCCAGGTTGGTTTGGTCAAAGGCGGCGTTCTGCTGAGTTTCTTCGGGTGTGCCAAAAGCGGTGGTGTTCCTGAACCTGAAGTTATTGTCTGAGGCGCTCCGGGAGAAAGACGTGGACAAGGAAAGCTTATTAGTGGCAAATGTGCCCGCCGCGCTGGATCTGGACTGGCCAAAGCTCCCCAGTTGCTGGTACACCTCTACTTTTTGCTGTGGCTGGAAGGAAACCGGGTTTTCCAGAAGTACTGCGCCGCCAATGGCCCCGGAACCGTGCAGGGCCCCGCTGGGGCCGTGTTGCAAGCTTACCTGTGTGTTGAAACCAGGCGGCAGCAGCGCAAAATCAGACATACCCAAGGTGGGCAGCGCAATGTTGAACCCGTTCCAGAGCACGGCGGTATGGCTGGCGTTGGTACCCCTGAACGCCACCGTGGCGGTCATGCCGTTGCCGTAACTTTTAAGGTAAAGCGGGCTGCGCTGTTGCAGGGCCTCTGCCAAGGTAAGGCCGGGCTGTCGCTGTAGCAGAAACGTATCTAAAGCCTGCGTGCGGGAGCCGGCGGCAAAACGGCTGTATTTATTTCCTTGAACCGTAACGGCAGACAAGGCCACCGAATCTGCCAGGTGCGTCTGGGCCAGCACCGCGGGCGCCGCGGCCAGCAGAAGCAGGGCCAGCCACAGCCAGGGTTGAAAAATATGTACGCGTTGTGTCATGTCCTCGGCCTGTTAAAAGCTGAGGAGACTACTAAGGGAGAATCAAAACGAAAACGCCGACCCACCAACGGGGCCACCATCCTTGCTGCTTTTTTTCCCGAAAGCCTCCAAGTGTGTATGGGTGATGTTGGCAGGTCTCCTGGCTCTCTTCGGCTGGCCCGGCCTTCCCATCTGGTTCAAGAGACAGTGGCGTGCGGTGGGCAGACTACAATAGAAGATAACAGTTGCGGGTACAGCTCAGGTATTTCACCTGATTCCCTTTTAAGACACCTGCCGCAGAAAAACGGCGGGCGTCACCAAAATCTGGGCAAAGGTACAGCTAAATTTTTCTCACAGGCAAGCCGCCCGGGCAGAATTTGCGGAAAGTGGATTTTTGCCATTTTGGCTGGGTTTCCAAAAAATTTACCAAAAAGTAGAATCAAGTTTGTTTTGTCCTCGTACTGAAAGAGATAAATGTAATAAAACCAAGGCGAGGCCAGAAGAGGTGTTGTCTTTAAAGTAGCCGGATTTATGAAACGTTCTTTACTAGTGCTCGCCTGGCTGTGCCTATTCTCTGGAAAAAGCATGGCCCAAAACGTCTCCAGCATTGACCTTACCAAGGTGTACCAGGCCATTGAAGACAAAGACTCGCCGTTCTATTACCCGCCTTTGCTGCAGCGCTACCTGGCCAATGACACCATGCTCACGCTCTTTGACTACCACCACCTGTACTATGGTTTTACCAAGCAGCCCCACTACAAACCCATTGCCGGCCCCGGCGAACTGGCTGCCCTGCAACTCATAGAACAAGGAAAACTGGAGGAAGCCCGCCAACTGCTGCTCACCGAATACCAGAAAGCGCCGTTCAGCCTGAGCATCTTGTTCCGGTTGGGCAGCCTGGCCGACATGCAGGAGAAATCTGCCGAAGCCCGCCTCTGGCTCCTGAAATTTGACGGCCTGTTGCGCACCATTATTGACAGCGGTGACGGGCGTTCTGAGGAAACCGCCTGGGTGGTTATCTCGGCGCAAGATGAAGTGCCCGTAATGGGAATTCTGGGTTTGGAGGCTGTGGAGCAAGGTCTGGTGAAAAGCAAGTATGACGTGCAGACCCTCACCACGCCCAACAACCTGGAATCAGACAAACTCTATTTCAACCTGGAGGTGCCTATCAACCACCTGTCTAACCACTACAAAAAGGAACAGACCGCCGCAGACAAACCAGACCGCCTCAAGCGCGTGCGAAAGTCAAAAGCCATAGGCTCTAATCAGTAAGCATTTTTTACTTGGTCCGCGTCCTGTTTTGGGGCTCATTTCCGGAAATGAGCCCCAAAACAGGACGTTTTTTTACGACTGAAATTTCAATTCAAAACACCTGA
This region of Rufibacter sp. LB8 genomic DNA includes:
- a CDS encoding DUF4919 domain-containing protein, coding for MKRSLLVLAWLCLFSGKSMAQNVSSIDLTKVYQAIEDKDSPFYYPPLLQRYLANDTMLTLFDYHHLYYGFTKQPHYKPIAGPGELAALQLIEQGKLEEARQLLLTEYQKAPFSLSILFRLGSLADMQEKSAEARLWLLKFDGLLRTIIDSGDGRSEETAWVVISAQDEVPVMGILGLEAVEQGLVKSKYDVQTLTTPNNLESDKLYFNLEVPINHLSNHYKKEQTAADKPDRLKRVRKSKAIGSNQ